From Acidobacteriota bacterium, a single genomic window includes:
- a CDS encoding methyltransferase domain-containing protein, translated as MPPGPERWAERYAAGDTPWDLGKPHPELVRRLAAGQLSPPPGGRALVPGCGRGHDAGALAQAGWKVVAIDVVDGLAREVGPRLERHGGRFVAGDALAWEPPAPFHLLFEHTFFCALDPSERPRYGAMARRALAPGGLLVAVVFPCGKPASAGGPPYGFTPADLEEVLGPEFVRLRDEPCRHRARDVWDERWTQWVRRPVPAGGSAASA; from the coding sequence ATGCCGCCCGGACCGGAGCGGTGGGCGGAGCGCTACGCCGCCGGTGACACCCCGTGGGATCTCGGGAAGCCTCACCCGGAGCTCGTCCGGCGCCTCGCCGCCGGTCAGCTGTCCCCGCCGCCGGGCGGCCGGGCGCTGGTGCCCGGTTGCGGGCGCGGTCACGATGCGGGGGCGCTTGCGCAGGCAGGTTGGAAGGTGGTCGCCATCGACGTGGTGGACGGCCTCGCCCGAGAGGTGGGGCCGCGTCTCGAACGCCACGGAGGCCGGTTCGTGGCGGGTGACGCGCTCGCTTGGGAGCCGCCCGCGCCGTTTCATCTGCTGTTCGAGCACACGTTCTTTTGCGCCCTCGACCCTTCGGAGCGCCCCCGGTACGGAGCGATGGCGCGGCGCGCGCTGGCGCCGGGGGGACTCCTCGTCGCGGTCGTCTTCCCTTGCGGCAAGCCCGCCTCCGCCGGCGGGCCTCCCTATGGCTTCACACCGGCCGATTTGGAAGAGGTCCTCGGACCCGAGTTCGTCCGGCTTCGTGACGAACCGTGCCGCCACCGCGCGCGCGACGTCTGGGACGAACGCTGGACCCAGTGGGTCCGGCGGCCGGTGCCGGCGGGGGGATCGGCGGCTTCGGCGTGA